In the Desulfuromonas sp. DDH964 genome, AGGGCTTTGTCCCCTTTTTGCTGCGGGCGATTCACAAAAGCCGGCAGTTGACCGAAGCTCCCCTGCTGGTGCGACTGGACAGCGCCCACGATGCCATTGCGACTCTGGTGGCTCTCAAGGAAGAGAAGGTCGACTTCATCGTCAAGTGGAATCCCCGAGGGACCGACGTGCCGGCCAGAGCCAGCGAGGTCTTTGCCCACGGCAAGATGATCAAGCAGGATAAGACCGGCCGCATCGCCATCATGACGGAAACGGTCGAGCGCGCCTTCAAGGATGAGGATGACAAGTACCAGACTCTCAAGGTCCGCCGTGTGCTGCGGGCCACGGAACGCTATTTCGAAAAAGACGGCACCCCGCTGCTGGTCCCGGACATTGAAATCGAGGGCTGGTGGACCAGCCTCTCAAGCGCCAAGGACAAGGTGATCGAACTGTACAAGGGACACGCCCTGTGCGAGCAGTATCACTCCGAGCTTAAAAGCGATATGGATCTGGAACGTCTGCCGTCAGGCAAGTTCGCCACCAACACCCTGGTCATGCACTGTGCCGGGCTGGCCTACAACATTCTGCGGGCTGTGGGCCAGGTCGGCCTGATGACCGGCAAGCAGCGTCGGCGGGCCAAACAACGCCGCCGGCTCAAGACGGTGATTCAGGACCTGGTCTACTTCGCCGGGCGCTTCATCCGCCACGCGCACGCCCTGACGTTGCGCTTCAGTCGGCATGCGCATGATCAGTATGACGCCTTCAGCAGAACCTACCGACGGTTCGCTTATGGCTGACCGGAACCGAGACAATCAGGGCACGGAACAACCCCACCATCAGGTTGGGGTCGCCATCGCTCGCCCTGAAACAGACACAGAGAGGCCGCACCATGTAAAAATCAGCTGAATTGTCAAAGAACAGCTCCGTCAACCTGAAAAAACAATCCGGACGGACGGTGTGACACTCAATAAGGCTCGCGAAAAAGGCCTC is a window encoding:
- a CDS encoding IS1380 family transposase, whose protein sequence is MTFPRFNIEQSDSEFYTSQSGVALVGLAVNRFTSLNSRVNKAAPCKGVATADVLRCYLGLLCQGKSDFEAIRPFFEDDEFFAAALGVNKVPSPETLRQRMDAVAEATMRIVDFCTVEFLKKAKAEFSTLETGHMPLDLDVFTQDNSNTKKEGASWTYRKFHGFAPIAAWLGLEGWCLEIEHRPGSQHAQEGFVPFLLRAIHKSRQLTEAPLLVRLDSAHDAIATLVALKEEKVDFIVKWNPRGTDVPARASEVFAHGKMIKQDKTGRIAIMTETVERAFKDEDDKYQTLKVRRVLRATERYFEKDGTPLLVPDIEIEGWWTSLSSAKDKVIELYKGHALCEQYHSELKSDMDLERLPSGKFATNTLVMHCAGLAYNILRAVGQVGLMTGKQRRRAKQRRRLKTVIQDLVYFAGRFIRHAHALTLRFSRHAHDQYDAFSRTYRRFAYG